A stretch of Longimicrobium sp. DNA encodes these proteins:
- a CDS encoding alpha-ketoglutarate-dependent dioxygenase AlkB: MMKNVTKPAPPEGLRYQADVLPPDEEQGLVERIRELPLKEFEFHGYVGKRRVVSYGWHYDFAERRLHKVDEIPDFLLPLRYRAAAFAEVAPEELSHALVTEYGAGAAIGWHRDKGVFGDVIGVSLVSSCAFRLRRKAGSKWERYSLTAEPRSAYLLRGPSRTEWEHSIPAVDSLRYSVTFRTLLADR, translated from the coding sequence ATGATGAAGAACGTCACCAAACCGGCACCGCCCGAAGGATTACGCTACCAGGCGGATGTCCTGCCGCCCGACGAGGAGCAGGGTCTCGTGGAGCGGATCCGCGAGCTGCCGCTGAAGGAGTTCGAGTTCCACGGCTACGTGGGCAAGCGGCGGGTGGTCTCCTACGGCTGGCACTACGACTTCGCCGAGCGCAGGCTGCACAAGGTGGACGAGATCCCCGACTTCCTCCTTCCGCTGCGCTACCGTGCGGCCGCGTTCGCGGAGGTGGCGCCGGAGGAGCTCTCTCACGCGCTCGTCACCGAGTACGGCGCCGGCGCCGCAATCGGGTGGCACCGGGACAAGGGCGTCTTCGGGGATGTGATCGGCGTATCGCTGGTGTCCTCGTGCGCCTTCCGGCTTCGGCGCAAGGCGGGTTCGAAGTGGGAGCGCTATTCGCTGACGGCGGAGCCCCGGTCCGCATACCTGCTGCGCGGCCCCTCGCGGACGGAGTGGGAGCACAGCATTCCTGCCGTGGATTCGCTCCGCTACTCCGTCACCTTCCGAACGCTGCTAGCGGACCGCTGA
- a CDS encoding VOC family protein, whose amino-acid sequence MNLNQVTLPAVDLAASVAFYRTLGFRLIVDTPHYARFECPEAGATFSLHVVDTMPADSGILVYFEHEALDELVADLKGKGVVFTQEPTDQRWLWREARLRDPAGNALWLYWAGENRRNPPWRVANP is encoded by the coding sequence GTGAACCTCAACCAGGTCACGCTTCCGGCGGTGGACCTCGCGGCGTCCGTCGCGTTCTATCGCACGCTCGGCTTTCGGCTGATCGTCGACACGCCGCACTACGCGCGTTTCGAGTGCCCGGAGGCTGGCGCCACGTTCTCGCTGCACGTTGTGGATACGATGCCGGCGGATTCGGGCATCCTCGTGTACTTCGAGCACGAAGCGCTGGACGAGCTCGTCGCGGACCTCAAGGGCAAGGGCGTGGTGTTCACGCAGGAGCCGACGGACCAGCGCTGGCTCTGGCGCGAGGCGCGGCTCCGCGATCCCGCGGGCAACGCGCTGTGGCTGTACTGGGCCGGGGAAAACCGCCGGAACCCGCCGTGGAGAGTCGCGAACCCGTAG